One genomic region from Nymphaea colorata isolate Beijing-Zhang1983 chromosome 10, ASM883128v2, whole genome shotgun sequence encodes:
- the LOC116262736 gene encoding uncharacterized protein LOC116262736, whose protein sequence is MERIKRSSARVRGRRMNNRMLLNPEHPSFELEWALANITTTFFKCTRWQVEETTDPVTCPYHYFCDSTYQGNYPPAVDLSVLLLSAASYLIAACLAMVEVRRYIMGREPNQPQPVRRYWVPSGPIILPLILLCLAKGHRINTILPFYYAAPPLLQLIHVSALAFDNPPAASVKSVFLEVSTISGILHGSLYVDSLILPYYTGLEALVSSTFSGECTSCVCRKQVLTIGGTYLPYRGWSATMISIAGILCSRLVFGVYRNTGKVATAIMLMLEGLAWMLSIKDNARLIVNSTQGHLAERVACGSICGLTCLLLLKRFANLLAGTKHSSEMKLETGLPLTHLDYDKR, encoded by the coding sequence ATGGAAAGGATCAAACGTTCCAGCGCAAGAGTCAGAGGCAGGAGAATGAACAACAGGATGCTGCTAAATCCAGAGCATCCATCGTTTGAGCTCGAATGGGCGCTGGCCAATATCACGACGACGTTCTTCAAATGCACAAGATGGCAGGTAGAGGAGACGACAGACCCCGTCACTTGCCCTTACCATTACTTCTGCGACAGCACTTACCAGGGAAACTATCCTCCAGCAGTCGATCTCTCGGTTCTTCTCCTCTCAGCAGCCTCCTATCTAATAGCTGCATGTCTTGCCATGGTGGAGGTCAGAAGATACATCATGGGCAGAGAACCCAACCAACCACAACCAGTAAGAAGATACTGGGTACCCTCTGGGCCCATCATCCTTCCCCTCATCCTCCTCTGCTTGGCAAAAGGGCATAGAATCAACACCATCTTACCCTTTTATTATGctgctcctcctcttcttcagctCATACATGTATCTGCCCTTGCATTTGACAATCCACCTGCAGCATCTGTCAAGTCCGTCTTCCTCGAGGTATCAACCATTTCCGGTATCCTGCATGGTAGCCTGTATGTGGACTCTCTTATCTTGCCCTACTACACTGGATTGGAGGCCCTGGTTTCATCAACATTTTCTGGCGAATGCACCTCATGTGTGTGCCGTAAACAAGTTCTGACAATTGGTGGGACATACCTTCCATATCGAGGATGGTCTGCTACGATGATATCAATCGCAGGCATTTTGTGTTCCAGGCTTGTGTTTGGTGTATACCGGAACACAGGCAAGGTCGCTACTGCGATTATGCTGATGCTGGAGGGTTTAGCCTGGATGTTGTCAATAAAAGACAATGCCCGTCTCATTGTTAACTCCACGCAAGGCCATCTAGCAGAAAGAGTTGCCTGTGGAAGCATCTGTGGATTGACATGCCTGCTACTCTTAAAGAGGTTTGCCAATCTACTGGCCGGCACAAAGCATTCTTCGGAAATGAAATTAGAAACAGGCCTGCCCCTCACCCACCTAGACTATGATAAGAGGTGA